One region of Trichosurus vulpecula isolate mTriVul1 chromosome 1, mTriVul1.pri, whole genome shotgun sequence genomic DNA includes:
- the LOC118839110 gene encoding oxidoreductase NAD-binding domain-containing protein 1-like, which produces MVMKFEGSQKHICEGDEIFQKMIVSSAKVCGFTDESETVRRLRLLVANKDFTFKAGHWVDFFIPGVPMAGRFLICSSPSLLKQESILELAVKYTNHPPSLWVHTKCTLGSEVALQGGGEFFFDPQPSDSSVNLVLIAGGMGINPLNSVVLHVADLYRHGENKGTGYEMERVRLLYSAKNTSELFKKSIFNLTNVFPGKIMCSFYVTQQTTEISEELLPYVTEGRIPDKDIKEHISKDTLYFLCGLPPMMEHFSCHLETCKVPRERISFEKWW; this is translated from the exons ATGGTAATGAagtttgaaggaagtcagaagcACATCTGTGAGGGAGATGAAATATTCCAAA AAATGATTGTGTCTTCCGCTAAAGTGTGTGGGTTTACCGATGAATCAGAAACTGTCCGTAGGCTCCGTTTGCTGGTCGCCAATAAAGATTTTACTTTCAAAGCTGGCCACTGGGTTGATTTCTTTATTCCTGGTGTTCCCATGGCTGGTAGATTCTTGATTTGTTCAAGCCCGAGCCTGTTAAAACAAGAAAGTATTTTGGAATTAGCAGTGAAATATACCAAccatcctccctctctctgggTCCATACCAAGTGTACTCTGGGGTCTGAAGTGGCCCTTCAAGGTGGTGGAGAATTCTTTTTTGACCCTCAGCCTTCAGATTCTTCTGTGAACCTGGTGCTCATAGCTGGTGGAATGGGGATCAACCCTCTCAATTCTGTTGTGCTGCATGTAGCTGATCTTTACAGACATGGAGAGAACAAAGGAACTGGTTATGAGATGGAAAGAGTCAGACTGTTGTACAGTGCAAAAAATACTAGCGAGTTGTTTAAGAAAAGcattttcaatttaacaaatgtaTTTCCTGGGAAAATCATGTGCAGTTTCTATGTTACACAACAGACTACAGAAATCAGTGAAGAGCTTCTACCATATGTTACTGAGGGAAGGATCCCTGACAAAGATATCAAGGAGCACATCTCCAAGGacactttgtattttctctgtggCCTGCCACCAATGATGGAACACTTCTCTTGCCATCTAGAAACCTGTAAGGTCCCCAGAGAGCGCATTAGTTTTGAaaagtggtggtag